A section of the Archocentrus centrarchus isolate MPI-CPG fArcCen1 chromosome 20, fArcCen1, whole genome shotgun sequence genome encodes:
- the fam49bb gene encoding CYFIP-related Rac1 interactor B, which yields MGNLLKVLTCTDLEQEPNFFLDFENAQPTEAEREVWDEVDVVLKDAKAILDELQAYKGAGPDIREAIQNPNDEALQEKAWAAVVPLVGKLKKFYEFSQRLEAALHSLLGALTSETYSDPTQHLEREQALAKQFAEILHFTLRFDELKMTNPAIQNDFSYYRRTLSRMRINNVPAEGENEVNNELANRISLFYADATPMLKTLSDGTTKFVSENKNLPIENTTDCLSTMATVCKVMLETPEYRSRFSSEETVSFCLRVMVGVIILYDYVHPVGAFAKSSKIDMKGCIKVLKDQPPNSVEGLLNALRYTTKHLNDESTNKAIKSMLQ from the exons ATGGGGAACCTACTGAAAGTTTTGACATGCACAGATCTGGAACAGGAGCCCAATTTTTTCCTCGATTTTGAaa ATGCCCAGCCCACAGAAGCAGAGCGAGAGGTTTGGGACGAGGTGGATGTAGTGCTGAAGGACGCAAAGGCAATCCTAGATGAACTGCAGGCTTACAAGGGAGCAGGGCCGGACATCCGAGAG GCGATCCAGAATCCAAATGATGAGGCGTTGCAGGAGAAGGCGTGGGCGGCCGTGGTCCCCTTGGTGGGAAAGCTGAAGAAGTTCTATGAGTTCTCCCAGAGATTAG AGGCAGCGTTGCACAGCCTCCTGGGAGCTCTGACCAGTGAGACTTACAGCGATCCGACTCAACACCTGGAACGGGAGCAGGCGCTGGCCAAGCAGTTTGCAGAGATCCTCCACTTCACGCTGCGCTTCGACGAGCTTAAA atgacaAATCCTGCTATTCAGAATGACTTCAGCTACTATAGGAGAACCCTGAGTCGAATGCGGATCAACAACGTACCG GCAGAGGGTGAGAATGAAGTCAACAATGAATTGGCCAATCGGATATCTCTCTTCTATGCTGATGCCACGCCCATGCTGAAGACATTAAGTGACGGCACAACGAAGTTTGTATCTGAG AACAAGAACCTGCCCATCGAGAACACGACAGACTGCTTAAGCACGATGGCGACTGTGTGCAAAGTCATGTTGGAAACACC GGAGTATCGCAGTCGTTTCTCTAGTGAGGAGACGGTGTCCTTCTGCCTCAGGGTGATGGTCGGGGTGATCATCTTGTACGACTACGTCCATCCCGTAGGAGCATTCGCCAAGTCATCCAAAATTGAC ATGAAAGGCTGCATCAAAGTCCTCAAAGATCAGCCGCCGAACAGCGTAGAAGGTCTTCTCAACGCTCTCAG GTACACAACCAAGCATTTAAATGACGAATCAACCAACAAGGCTATCAAGAGCATGCTGCAGTAG